The DNA region GCAAAGTGCCTTTAGATGGAGAGCGTCTAGCCTATCAAAAAATCAAGCAAAAGAATGAACGCAGTCTCTATCAGGAAGTGAACGAGGACGACCGTTGGATGCTTGGAAATAACTAACACTCTTTGAAAATCAGGTGTACACTTGATTACTTGATTTAAGAAAATCGTAGTTAGTTCTTGATTTTCATTGAGTATTCAATAAACTAAACGAAAGAAAGGTGACAGGCTATTTTCGCCTTTTTAGGTAAAAAACAAATGGTATTTAGCGTACGAACATTTAATAATATCAACCAAGTTGGACTTAAGGAATTGGGCAATAGGTTTCAGATTGATGGTGACTATGCAGCAAATCCAGATGCTTTTATTATCCGTTCTGAGAACTTGCATGGTTTTGACTTCCCAGAAAATCTAAAAGCGATTGCTCGTGCGGGTGCTGGGACGAATAACATTCCTATTGACCGGGCGACAGAGAAGGGAATTGTTGTTTTCAATACTCCCGGAGCCAATGCCAATGCAGTAAAGGAAGCAGTACTTGCCTCTATCCTCTTATCTGCTCGAGATTATATCGGAGCAAGAGCTTGGACAAATACTCTTTCGGGTGTTGATGTACCTAAGCAAGTAGAAGCTGGTAAAAAACAATTTGCAGGTACAGAGATTGCTGGTAAAACCTTAGGTGTCATTGGACTAGGCGCTATCGGTGCCCGCATTGCCAATGATGCTCGTCGTCTAGGCATGAATGTGCTTGGCTACGATCCATATGTTTCTATTGAGACAGCTTGGAATATATCTAGTCATGTTAAGCGTGTTGATGATCTGAAGGAAATCTTCGCCCATTCGGATTACATCACTATTCATGTTCCTTTGACAGATAAGACACGGGGACTTTTCAATGTAGATAGCTTCGGTCAAATGAAAAAAGGAACGACCTTGATTAACTTTGCTCGTGGTGAATTGGTTAACCATACAGATCTGTTTGAAGCGATTGATGCGGGTGTTATCAAAACCTATATTACAGATTTTGGTACGGAGGAAGTGCTCAATAAGGAGCATATCATTGTTTTTCCACATGTTGGAGGTTCCACCGAGGAAGCAGAGCTCAACTGTGCCATTGCATCTGGTCAGACTATTCGTCGTTTCATGGAAACGGGAGAAATCATCAACTCTGTCAACTTTCCAAATGTCAAGCAACCTTTGGATGCGCCTTATCGTATCACCCTGATTAACAAGAATATTCCAAACATGGTTGCAAAAATTTCAACAGCTGTGTCAGAATTGGGGATCAATATTGATAATATCATCAATAAGTCTAAGGGAGACTACGCTTATACCCTTCTTGATTTGGATGAAGCGGATAAGGCTAAAATTGATCAATTGGTGACTAAATTTGAGGCAACAGATGCTATTGTCAAGGTACGTGTGATTCAAAATAAAAACTAATGTATTACAAATCCATTTATACCAGTCCGATTGGGGCAATGTCTTTGGTAGCTAGTGATAAAGGGCTACGTGGAGTCTGGTTTGAGGGGCAGAAATACTTTGAGAGAGGTCTAGAAAGTCAGGTTCGGATTGCTGCTCATCCTGTTCTAGACCAGGTGATTCAGCTCTTGGATGCCTATTTTTCAGGACAGATAGTTGATTTTTCCAGTTTAACCTTGGAATGTGTTGGAACAGTATTTCAGAAAAGGGTTTGGAAAATCTTGCAAAGTATACCAACTGGACAGACGATTACCTATGGGCAGATTGCTAAGCAATTGGATATTCGTTCAGGACAGGCAGTTGGTGGAGCTGTGGGTCGAAATCCTTATTCGATTATTGTTCCCTGCCATAGGGTTATCGGTCAGAAAGGACAACTGACTGGCTATGCAGGTGGGGTGGATAGGAAAATCTGGCTTTTGCGGCATGAAAATTCAACCTATAGTACATTATAAATATCAAAAATAGATGCTTTACAAGTTATCAAGCTATTTGAGAGTGGTGCTGATCATGTTGATTTTTAAAGAGGAAGAGGTAAAGAAATGATTTTATTTTATGAGTATCCCAAATGTACGACCTGTCGGGCAGCAAAGGCAGAGCTGAAAAGTTTGGGACTGGATTTTGAAGCAATTGATATAAAGGCGACTCCACCCAGTGTAGACCAGCTAAAGACTTGGATGGAGGCAACAGGTTTGGAATTAAAAAAATATTTCAATACCTCAGGCAATAGCTACCGTCAACTTGGTTTGAAAGATCGGTTTGGGAGTCTGACATTGGAGGAAGCTCTCAGTCTTTTAGCCAATGATGGTATGTTAATCAAGCGTCCTTTGCTGATTAAGGATGGAAAAATTTTACAGATTGGCTATCGGACAAAATATGAAAATCTCGGTTTATAAAAGCCGAGATTTTTTATCGTTTTATAGAGCATATTCAACAGAAATATACTCATGCTGTTTTCTTAGGAGATAGAGCATTTGAGGCTTGTTTTCTAAGAGTTTCTGGACAATTTCATGCTGAACATTATGGAGGTTTATCTTGACACGGATATTCATCCCTTGTTTGAAAATATGAATCTCAACATCATTTGCTTCTTCGTTTAAATAGGGTTCAAGTATCTGATAGATAGAGTCGTGAATTTCAGGGAAATGAACAGTACCATTAGCCAATTCTTTAAAGGATGCTACTAATACGCTCCAAGGTTCTTTGAACGAAATGAGAGCTAAGATGAGCGTTAAAAAGAAATCTCCGGTGTAATGAAGAAAGCCTAGCCATGAGTTGATTGGAATGAGATAGAGAAGAAGTACTGCGATACCAATCGCTCCAGAGATTAGACCATCAATTAAATTCCCTTTTGCTTCTGCTAGGATGATGGTCGATAGATGGTTGACTTTGGCACTCATGTAGCGATTATAGAGGTAGAGTCCGATATAAATAAGGAACATGGTAATCGTGTAGGGAACCGCAGGACCGATTGTCATTTGCTGACCATTTCCATGCACGAAATAGGCAAAGGCTGTTGCACTCGTTTCTAGTACAGCAAAAATCAATAGTAGTAAGGTTGCCAGAGACTTCATAATCGCATAAAGCGGCTCTAGAAAGTAAAGGCCTTGGGGAAAGGTTTCTGTTTTTTTATGGCTATTTTTGGAGATGTAGACTGCCACTAGAGATGATACAAATGCTATCAGAGAAAAGACTCCATCCAGAAGAAGAGCATTTAAATCTGTCATGATATAAACAGCTACTCCTGCTAAACCGGATAATCCATTCACGATAGAAGAAATGGTAAGTGACTTGCGTTCGATTGCTTTGTGATTCATAATCCCTCTCTTATACAGTATATTTATATTTTTATTATACCATAAAATGATAGCGGTTTCAAATCTAGGGAACTATAAAGGCTGGAAGAAAAATCCAGCCTCACTTTTTAGACTTTGTGTTACCGCCTCAAGGCAGGACTTGAAGATAGCATTTACAAAGCGATTCTTAGTAATTTATGCTTTCTACCTCAAGTCTGACTTATATGAAATGAAAAACATTAAATCGTAATTTCCATCACAATTGGTGTGTGATCTTGGCGAGCTCCGGAGTCAATCATAGCAGACTTAGTCACCTTGTCTGCAATTCGATTGCTGACTAGCCAATAGTCGATTCTCCATCCGGTATTATTTATCTTGCTGGTACGGCTACGCTGTGCCCACCATGTGTAAGCGCTGGGAATATCACCGTGTAAGAAACGAAACGTATCGGTGAAGCCTTTTGCAAGTAAATTTGTAAAGCCTTGACGTTCTTCATCCGTAAATCCTGGCGATTGACGGTTACTTGCAGGATTAGCAAGGTCGATTTCCTTATGGGCAACGTTGTAATCGCCTGTAGCCAAAACAGGTTTTTGGCTATCTAGTTGTGAGAGGTAGTCTGCGTAGCAGGCATCCCAGATTTGGCGGTCCGCTAATCTCTTTAAGCCATCTCCAGCATTTGGTGTATAAACTTGTGTGACATAAAAGTGATCGAATTCCAGCGTGATGATACGTCCTTCAGCATCCATAGTAGATGGAGCACCGATTTCTGGGAAGGAGATGACTGGTGTCAGGTGATTTTTATAAAGAAAAAGGGTACCAGCATAGCCTTTACGGGCAGGCTCTACAGAAGAGCGCCACGTGTTCTTATAGTCTGGGAAGTAGCTTTCCAAGATTTCTAGGTGTTTTTTGGTAGGTCCCTTATCAGATAATTTGGTTTCCTGAATGGCGATAATATCTGCATCTTCTGCTACAAGCGTATCAATGACCGCACGCGATAGCATGGCACGTGGAGATTCTGCGGTTAGAGCAGCATTGAGGGAATCAATATTCCATGAAATGAGTTTCATAATTTGTCCTTTTCTAGTCTTTGCTGTTTTTCATTATACCAAAAATCGCTGTTTCAGACGAATATAGAAGCCTGAAGAATTTTTAGTTTTTCTGACTACTTGGCCTGTCTTTTATGACTTCAGCAAACGAGAATATTTTGTTTCCGTAGTTGTTGAAGTAACAAGTATATTAAATGACTTAAAAGGTTAAAAATATGATACAATATAACCAATAAATCTTTGTTTGTGGAGGTTGTTATGAAAAAGAGGATGATTATTTTTGCAGGAGTATTTTTCATTTTAGAAGTACTAGTCTATTACTGGTATCAATTACCTGCTCTTAATATTTGGAGTTTGGATTTTTGGATATTCTTTCTTCAGTCAGCAGGGTTGGCTTGGATACTATTAGCACTTTTTGGTTCTAAAAGTGCCGTCCAAAAGGTGACGAAGGTGTCAGGTCGTCAACGCCAAGTGGAGACCTATCACTTTTCAGCAATCAGATTACCAACCTATTTGACATGGTTAGGACGTATCTGGCTATTGATTGTTGTAGCCCTTATGGGACTTACTGTCATCAATTCTCACATTTTCCGCGCTAAGGACTACGCACAGGTCATTACGGTTAAGGATGCTGATTTTAAGGCAGATTTCCCTAATACAGATGTTTCTAAATTAGCTCTTTTGGACCGTGCTTCTGCAGAGAAGATTGGAGATACCTATCTTGGTACGATTGACAAAGTTTCTCAATTTGGTATCTCAGACGACTATCGCCAGATTACTATCGGTCAGCAACCTTTCCGTGTTTCTCCCTTAGAATACAAAAATTTTTGGAAATGGTTAAGCAATCATAAAGATGGAATCGGCTACTATGTCAAGGTCAATCAGACGACAGGGAAGGCAGAACTTGCTAAGTTAAGCAAGGCTATGCACTATTCGGATTCAGAGTATTTGATGAATGATACTATGCGCCATCTTCGTTTTCAATACCCAACGACTATTTTTGGGAAACCGTCCTTTGAGGTTGATGATGAAGGAAATCCTTATTATATCGCAACCATTTATCAGCCTAGATTTGGACTATCTTCCAATGATCCGATTGGAGCCATCGTATTGGATGCGGTGACGGGTGAAAGTAAGAAATATGATTTAGCGAATATTCCTGACTGGGTGGATCGAGTTTATTCTGCTTCAAATGTTATCAGTCGTGTGGATGACCATTATACCTATCAGAATGGTTTTTGGAACACTGTTTTTAGTCAGACAGGTGTTAAGAATACAACAGATAGTTATAATTACATTTCTATAGGTTCTGATATTTATCTTTATACAGGAATTACCTCAGCTACAGCTGATTCTTCTAACCTTGGTTTTATTCTCGTCAATATGCGAACCAGAGAAATTACTAACTA from Streptococcus ruminantium includes:
- a CDS encoding arsenate reductase family protein, whose product is MILFYEYPKCTTCRAAKAELKSLGLDFEAIDIKATPPSVDQLKTWMEATGLELKKYFNTSGNSYRQLGLKDRFGSLTLEEALSLLANDGMLIKRPLLIKDGKILQIGYRTKYENLGL
- a CDS encoding 3-phosphoglycerate dehydrogenase family protein, with protein sequence MVFSVRTFNNINQVGLKELGNRFQIDGDYAANPDAFIIRSENLHGFDFPENLKAIARAGAGTNNIPIDRATEKGIVVFNTPGANANAVKEAVLASILLSARDYIGARAWTNTLSGVDVPKQVEAGKKQFAGTEIAGKTLGVIGLGAIGARIANDARRLGMNVLGYDPYVSIETAWNISSHVKRVDDLKEIFAHSDYITIHVPLTDKTRGLFNVDSFGQMKKGTTLINFARGELVNHTDLFEAIDAGVIKTYITDFGTEEVLNKEHIIVFPHVGGSTEEAELNCAIASGQTIRRFMETGEIINSVNFPNVKQPLDAPYRITLINKNIPNMVAKISTAVSELGINIDNIINKSKGDYAYTLLDLDEADKAKIDQLVTKFEATDAIVKVRVIQNKN
- a CDS encoding cation transporter — protein: MNHKAIERKSLTISSIVNGLSGLAGVAVYIMTDLNALLLDGVFSLIAFVSSLVAVYISKNSHKKTETFPQGLYFLEPLYAIMKSLATLLLLIFAVLETSATAFAYFVHGNGQQMTIGPAVPYTITMFLIYIGLYLYNRYMSAKVNHLSTIILAEAKGNLIDGLISGAIGIAVLLLYLIPINSWLGFLHYTGDFFLTLILALISFKEPWSVLVASFKELANGTVHFPEIHDSIYQILEPYLNEEANDVEIHIFKQGMNIRVKINLHNVQHEIVQKLLENKPQMLYLLRKQHEYISVEYAL
- a CDS encoding exodeoxyribonuclease III; translated protein: MKLISWNIDSLNAALTAESPRAMLSRAVIDTLVAEDADIIAIQETKLSDKGPTKKHLEILESYFPDYKNTWRSSVEPARKGYAGTLFLYKNHLTPVISFPEIGAPSTMDAEGRIITLEFDHFYVTQVYTPNAGDGLKRLADRQIWDACYADYLSQLDSQKPVLATGDYNVAHKEIDLANPASNRQSPGFTDEERQGFTNLLAKGFTDTFRFLHGDIPSAYTWWAQRSRTSKINNTGWRIDYWLVSNRIADKVTKSAMIDSGARQDHTPIVMEITI
- a CDS encoding methylated-DNA--[protein]-cysteine S-methyltransferase, with protein sequence MYYKSIYTSPIGAMSLVASDKGLRGVWFEGQKYFERGLESQVRIAAHPVLDQVIQLLDAYFSGQIVDFSSLTLECVGTVFQKRVWKILQSIPTGQTITYGQIAKQLDIRSGQAVGGAVGRNPYSIIVPCHRVIGQKGQLTGYAGGVDRKIWLLRHENSTYSTL